Proteins encoded by one window of Mustela erminea isolate mMusErm1 chromosome 5, mMusErm1.Pri, whole genome shotgun sequence:
- the LOC116590971 gene encoding small nuclear ribonucleoprotein G, which translates to MSKAHPPELKKFMDKKLSLKLNGGRHVQGILRGFDPFMNLVIDECVEMATSGQQNNIGMVVIRGNSIIMLEALERV; encoded by the coding sequence ATGAGCAAAGCTCACCCTCCCGAGCTGAAAAAATTTATGGACAAGAAATTATCATTGAAATTAAATGGTGGCAGACATGTTCAAGGAATATTGCGGGGGTTCGATCCATTTATGAATCTTGTGATAGATGAATGTGTGGAGATGGCAACTAGTGGGCAACAGAACAATATTGGAATGGTGGTAATACGAGGAAATAGTATCATCATGTTAGAAGCCTTAGAACGAGTATAA
- the TGM7 gene encoding protein-glutamine gamma-glutamyltransferase Z, with translation MAERESLVKILNCGARQVIDRVREPQLGNDWSPPCPLPVAALELRSVDLQSPRNNKEHHTQEMGLRRLIVRRGQSFGLQLHFNRPFHFGTDYLTFVAETGPAPKELLGTRATFSLTQARKGNVWSAFDFTIDTNSLLVALFTPANAVIGPYTLKLEISQGQSHSVVHPLGTFILLFNPWNAEDDVYLPSEILLQEYIMMDYGFVYKGHERFITAWPWNYGQFEEDIIDICFEILNKSLYFLENPSKDYSQRNDPVYICRVVSAMINSNDDSGVLQGNWGEDYSRGVSPLEWNGSVAILRQWSARGRQPVKYGQCWVFAAVMCTVMRCLGVPTRVVSNFRSAHNMDGNLTIDTYYDQNAEMLPTRKRDKIWNFHVWNECWMIRKDLPPGYNGWQVLDPTPQQTSSGLFCCGPASVKAIREGEVHLPYDTPFVYAEVNADEVIWLFGNGQAQEILVHNTSSIGKEISTKMVGSDQRQNITSSYKYPEGSPEERSVFMKASRKMLAPRRASSPFLDLLGSGGPEDQPAQLQLHLARTPEWGQDLMLTLRAWRVPDRVHSRGSISLAVRFSAQALLHQGGTREPLWRQTVHLNLDFGKEIQLPLLLPYDNYRNKLTDEKLIRVSGIAKVEDTGRSMLVLKDISLEPPHLSIEVSKRAEVGKALRVHITLTNTLTVALSNCTMVLEGSGLIDGQISKNIGTLVAGHTIQIQVDLYPIKTGRRQLQVLISSKEIKEIKGYRDIFVAASRAS, from the exons ATGGCAGAACGTGAGAGCCTTGTGAAGATTTTGAACTGTGGAGCAAGGCAAGTCATTG ACAGAGTCAGGGAGCCACAGCTGGGTAATGACTGGTCTCCTCCTTGCCCCCTTCCAGTGGCAGCCTTGGAGCTCAGGTCTGTGGATCTGCAGAGCCCGAGGAACAACAAAGAGCATCACACCCAGGAGATGGGCCTGAGGCGGCTCATCGTGCGACGGGGCCAGTCCTTTGGGCTCCAACTACATTTCAACCGACCCTTTCACTTTGGGACAGACTATCTCACCTTCGTGGCCGAGACTG GACCGGCGCCCAAGGAGTTGCTGGGAACCCGAGCCACCTTCTCTCTCACCCAGGCTCGAAAAGGAAATGTCTGGAGTGCCTTTGACTTCACCATTGACACCAACTCGCTCTTAGTTGCCCTTTTCACGCCAGCCAACGCAGTCATTGGTCCCTACACTCTGAAGCTAGAGATCTCCCAGGGTCAGAGTCACAGTGTGGTTCACCCACTGGGAACTTTCATTCTGCTTTTTAACCCTTGGAATGCAG AGGATGATGTCTACCTGCCAAGTGAAATACTGCTACAGGAGTATATCATGATGGACTATGGCTTTGTTTACAAGGGTCATGAAAGATTCATCACCGCCTGGCCCTGGAACTATGGGCAG TTTGAAGAGGACATCATAGATATCTGCTTCGAGATCTTGAACAAGAGCCTGTACTTCTTAGAGAACCCGTCCAAAGACTACTCTCAGCGGAACGACCCAGTGTACATCTGCAGGGTGGTGAGCGCCATG ATCAACAGCAATGATGACAGCGGTGTGCTGCAGGGGAACTGGGGAGAGGACTACTCCAGGGGGGTCAGCCCGCTGGAATGGAATGGCAGCGTAGCCATCCTGCGGCAGTGGTCAGCCAGGGGCAGGCAGCCTGTGAAGTATGGGCAGTGCTGGGTCTTTGCAGCTGTAATGTGCACAG TAATGAGATGTTTAGGTGTTCCAACCCGTGTGGTTTCCAATTTTCGTTCTGCACACAACATGGATGGGAACTTAACCATTGACACCTACTATGACCAAAATGCAGAGATGCTGCCAACTCGGAAGCGAGACAAAATATG GAATTTCCACGTCTGGAATGAGTGCTGGATGATCCGGAAAGATCTTCCTCCAGGATACAATGGTTGGCAGGTTCTGGACCCCACTCCCCAGCAAACCAGCAGCG GGCTGTTCTGCTGCGGCCCTGCCTCTGTGAAGGCCATCAGGGAAGGGGAGGTCCACCTGCCCTATGACACCCCATTTGTGTATGCCGAGGTGAATGCTGATGAAGTCATTTGGCTCTTTGGGAATGGCCAGGCCCAGGAAATCCTGGTCCATAACACCAGCTCCATCGGGAAGGAAATCAGCACCAAGATGGTAGGGTCAGATCAGCGCCAGAACATTACCAGCTCCTACAAGTATCCAGAAG GATCCCCTGAGGAGCGATCTGTGTTCATGAAAGCTTCCCGGAAAATGCTGGCCCCAAGAAGGGCCTCTTCCCCTTTCCTAGacctgctgggctctgggggcccTGAGGACCAGCCTGCACAGCTGCAGCTTCACCTGGCCAGGACCCCCGAGTGGGGCCAGGACCTAATGCTGACACTGCGTGCCTGGAGGGTGCCAGACAGAGTCCACTCCCGGGGGTCCATCAGCCTGGCGGTGCGCTTCAGCGCCCAGGCCCTGTTGCACCAGGGTGGAACCCGGGAGCCTCTCTGGAGGCAAACAGTGCACTTGAACCTGGATTTTGGGAAGG AGATACAGTTGCCGCTCTTGCTACCCTACGACAATTACAGAAACAAGctgacagatgagaaactgaTCCGGGTGTCTGGCATTGCCAAGGTGGAGGATACAGGGAGGTCCATGCTGGTCCTAAAAGACATCTCTCTGGAGCCTCCTCACTTGTCTATTGAG GTGTCTAAAAGGGCTGAGGTGGGCAAGGCACTGAGGGTCCACATCACACTCACCAATACCCTGACAGTGGCTCTGAGTAACTGCACCATGGTCCTAGAGGGAAGTGGCCTCATTGATGGGCAGATATCCAAGAA CATTGGGACGCTGGTGGCTGGACATACCATCCAAATTCAAGTGGACCTCTACCCCATCAAAACTGGGCGCCGCCAGCTGCAAGTCCTCATTAGCAGCAAAGAGATCAAGGAGATCAAGGGCTACAGGGACATCTTTGTGGCTGCCTCCAGGGCTTCTTga